One segment of Plasmodium vivax chromosome 14, whole genome shotgun sequence DNA contains the following:
- a CDS encoding hypothetical protein, conserved (encoded by transcript PVX_122055A; Apicoplast targeted protein. Curated by Stuart Ralph, Walter and Eliza Hall Institute of Medical Research, Australia.) codes for MSKYKGSLLTVLISSTVGWNLNRLYRQNELSAQGVRNNHDVIVVRQVNISDKKNPHSHLHIENNTSTNGNPQSAILNEKELLNLVQHFNDINKKHKGFCETSIFKNSTFSKTDNENSGEDSFNTYLIIDKWKTKNEFEKSKKDFEILFAQKNHIYDKKMEDVYLNYEMYNNNYETASAQNIFQKLYYFIFD; via the coding sequence atgagcaaatatAAAGGCTCCCTACTTACAGTACTGATAAGCAGCACCGTCGGGTGGAACTTGAACAGGCTATATCGGCAAAACGAGTTGAGTGCACAGGGGGTTAGGAATAACCATGACGTAATCGTAGTTAGGCAAGTAAACATTTCTGATAAGAAGAACCCACACAGTCACCTCCACATCGAAAACAATACGAGCACTAATGGGAACCCCCAGTCAGCCATTTTAAACGAAAAGGAGCTACTAAACTTGGTGCAGCACTTTAACGATATCAATAAGAAACACAAAGGATTCTGCGAAACGAGCATCTTTAAAAATTCCACCTTCTCAAAAACGGACAATGAAAACAGCGGTGAGGACAGTTTCAACACCTACTTGATAATAGACaaatggaaaacaaaaaacgaatttgaaaaatccaAAAAGGACTTTGAAATTTTGTTTGCACAGAAAAATcatatttatgataaaaaaatggaggatgTTTATCTGAACTAtgaaatgtataataataactaCGAAACTGCCTCGgcacaaaatattttccagAAATTGTACTACTTCATTTTTGACTAG
- a CDS encoding DNA ligase 1 precursor, putative (encoded by transcript PVX_122045A) yields the protein MCIGSCANMKLLVLLLIARMLLCKVNSCMRREYAYIIPLMQKNKFYRRKTNFNVKVFTNFRKSASNRRSDFLKCLSFPKKTMDEQKEETDVKEESKVKEEDKETTKRKIASDGNTKTKKAKGKSENDIKKGSLFNCIVREDEKVSDLTSPKFNPVHFDVSNLYLSQKDKEKHKFKDSLLFTFLTNTFNQIEELKGSGTGSKKNVAIILSNVFRVLIYYSPNDLIPAVYITLNKVAPDYLNVEAGVGEALILKTMSEAYSRTESSIKKDLQQIEDLGIIAESCSCKMRTIFPLPRLTIQSVFNELKSIPNLSGSNSQQKKREVIKKLLVSAKTSEAKYIVRFLQQRLRIGVNSATVLQALSYAFILTRPSIPEEIVQKGKLMNAQLLGAKGGGSGEDGTVSDSTTEDDKNKVKGEKGGAVKVEKQAGGGPSNVKKEKEKEKLGDDEKGEKNQGELNQFDFDALVQSIKIRNEKISKPNLFYEIGKEGDTRLLPIFKELKKSYCEVNNDSDIFECMEKSVKSALCELPNIEIIIQNLLSGDDMNTLSKKCTVKAGLPVQPMLAKPTKGIQEVLDRFNNVTFTCEYKYDGERAQIHYIDKDNIKIFSRNLETMTEKYPDVIQIVRDQIISGATECIIDSEVVAYDIENKKILPFQVLTTRKRKDVDIENIKVKICLFPFDLICCNGVPVIKEPLEIRRKLLYSLLKCKDGVLCYATHSEMNNIEDIDIFLQDAIENNCEGLMVKTLLDNASYEPSRRSLNWLKVKKDYIEGLSDSVDLVPIAGYYGKGKRSGVYGAFVLATYNSETENFQTVCKAGTGFSDEVLGSLYETLSDKIIPNKKSYYEVSDKLNPDVWFDAHYVWEVKAADLSLSPVHTAAIGVYSDDKGIGLRFPRFLRLREDKNAEQATTSQQIVDFYEAQFTSNKNKNDYNEESESE from the exons ATGTGTATAGGCAGCTGCGCTAACATGAAATTGCTCGTGCTACTGCTCATAGCGAGAATGCTTTTGTGCAAAGTTAACAGTTGCATGAGAAGAGAATACGCTTATATAATACCCCTTATGCAAAAGAATAAATTCTACAGGCGCAAAACGAATTTCAACGTGAAAGTTTTCACCAACTTTAGAAAGAGTGCATCGAATAGACGCAGCGATTTTTt GAAATGCCTGTCCTTCCCGAAGAAAACCATGGATgagcagaaggaagaaacggaCGTTAAGGAGGAATCCAAAGTGAAGGAAGAAGACAAGGAAACAACCAAGAGAAAAATAGCAAGTGATGGAAACACAAAGACGAAAAAGGCCAAGGGGAAGAGcgaaaatgatataaaaaaagggtccCTATTTAACTGCATCGTTAGGGAAGATGAGAAAGTGAGCGACCTGACATCACCCAAATTTAACCCCGTACATTTTGATGTAAGCAATTTATACCTTTCGCAAAAGGATAAGGAAAAACACAAGTTTAAAGATTCCCTATTGTTCACTTTTCTGACGAATACATTTAACCAAATAGAAGAGCTGAAGGGAAGTGGTACTGGTAGCAAGAAAAATGTAGCAATTATCCTGTCCAATGTTTTCAGAGTTTTAATATACTACAGTCCAAATGATTTAATCCCAGCTGTGTATATAACCCTAAACAAGGTAGCCCCTGATTATTTAAATGTCGAAGCAGGTGTGGGAGAAGCTCTGATTTTGAAAACCATGTCTGAGGCGTATAGTAGAACTGAATcaagcataaaaaaggatttaCAACAAATTGAGGATCTTGGAATAATAGCAGAGAGTTGTTCTTGCAAGATGAGGaccatttttcctttgcctCGTTTGACCATCCAGTCGGTATTTAATGAACTGAAGAGCATACCAAATTTGAGTGGTTCTAACTCGCAGCAGAAAAAGAGAGAGGTAATTAAGAAGCTTCTGGTGAGTGCGAAAACTAGTGAAGCGAAATATATAGTTCGTTTTTTGCAGCAACGATTGAGAATCGGGGTGAACAGCGCCACTGTGCTGCAGGCCCTGTcgtatgcatttattttaacgCGTCCGTCCATTCCGGAAGAAATTGTGCAGAAGGGGAAACTGATGAACGCGCAACTGCTAGGCGCGAAGGGAGGTGGCAGCGGGGAGGATGGCACAGTTAGCGACAGCACAACGGAGGATGACAAGAATAaggtgaagggggaaaaggggggggcggtCAAAGTGGAGAAGCAAGCTGGGGGGGGTCCTTCCAACgtaaagaaggagaaggagaaggagaagttaGGGGATGacgaaaagggagagaaaaatcAGGGCGAGCTGAACCAGTTCGACTTCGACGCGCTGGTTCAGTCCATCAAAAtaagaaacgaaaaaataagcaaaccGAATTTGTTCTACGAAATAGGGAAGGAAGGAGACACCCGGTTGCTCCCCATATTTAAGGagctaaaaaaaagctacTGCGAAGTGAATAACGATTCGGACATTTTTGAGTGCATGGAAAAGTCGGTGAAGAGCGCCCTCTGTGAGTTGCCAAATATCGAAATTATCATTCAGAATTTGCTAAGTGGAGATGACATGAACACGTTAAGTAAAAAGTGCACAGTGAAAGCGGGGCTACCCGTGCAGCCTATGTTGGCCAAGCCGACGAAAGGAATACAAGAAGTACTAGACCGGTTCAACAATGTGACATTTACATGTGAGTATAAATATGATGGAGAAAGGGCTCAAATACATTATATAGATAAGGACAATATAAAGATTTTTAGCCGAAATTTAGAAACCATGACTGAGAAGTACCCAGACGTTATTCAAATAGTGAGGGATCAAATTATCAGCGGTGCTACAGAGTGCATTATTGATAGCGAAGTTGTGGCTTACGATATAGAGAATAAAAAGATACTACCATTTCAGGTGCTGACCAcgagaaagagaaaagatGTGgatattgaaaatataaaggtGAAAATATGTTTGTTCCCATTTGACCTCATCTGTTGTAACGGCGTGCCCGTTATTAAAGAACCGCTAGAAATTAGGAGGAAACTTTTGTACTCATTACTGAAATGTAAGGATGGAGTGCTCTGTTATGCAACGCACTCCGAAATGAACAATATAGAAGACATtgacatatttttacaagaTGCAATTGAGAATAATTGTGAAGGGCTAATGGTGAAAACGCTGCTGGATAATGCTTCTTACGAACCGTCTAGACGATCATTAAATTGGTTGAAGGTTAAAAAGGATTATATAGAAGGACTGTCCGACTCGGTAGATTTAGTACCCATAGCGGGTTATtatgggaaaggaaaaagaagcggAGTGTATGGTGCATTCGTTTTAGCCACGTACAACTCAGAAACTGAAAACTTCCAAACTGTATGTAAAGCAGGCACCGGTTTTAGTGATGAAGTTCTTGGCTCCTTATACGAAACTTTGAGTGATAAAATTATACCAAACAAAAAATCGTATTACGAAGTTTCCGATAAGTTAAACCCCGATGTGTGGTTTGATGCGCATTACGTATGGGAGGTGAAGGCGGCCGACTTGTCTCTCTCGCCTGTGCATACCGCAGCTATAGGGGTTTATTCGGATGACAAGGGCATCGGCTTGCGTTTTCCGAGGTTTCTAAGACTCAGGGAGGATAAGAATGCCGAGCAGGCCACCACATCGCAGCAGATTGTTGACTTCTACGAGGCACAGTTCACGTCCAACAAGAATAAAAACGATTATAATGAGGAGAGTGAAAGTGAATGA
- a CDS encoding hypothetical protein, conserved (encoded by transcript PVX_122050A), giving the protein MSYESFALKDNGVCLKRNYDCDELDFNDDDDIVNITSFEKDTYEHNLKNKIVNRYKKEKDAMETFSRKDNSVNNSTFINRDRFSLNDDNTELKARIRNSLCNSNNHTSGQGIHDQHGGSKGGHHGGNYSGNHGGNHGGNHGGNHGGNHGGNHGGNHGGNHGGNHGGNHGGNHGGNHGGNYNSNFNSNFNSSYNLNYKFNLDATKRESNLKLEGILHENDYLIQLSKLKRHVIIEIFGGKCFIREYLCTEFLKRVKQCCHINYIKQKSGLINYRDCKQLLAENNNIASIEARLNAILVSLPPLTCIILHSSVFLVIKEDLIRDDLIKKLCNVSKRYTNLYKVDTKIMEKRPFEFCALECVFSSAIEHLNAEMKLLSKDFADIKFTLKVTNYQDVLTNLHNLKEPTNILINKVNSFIKAFHEISENNADLKKMELTKCYFNPINGEEDNKEATNQDLQMLLEYFDQELHQIHDQVKHLYELMQNLENKMVSDLSLSRNNLIRMDIVISLINSGFGIGTLITGVFGMNLKIKLEQHEFAFVYVTGMVIFLCLITVVMSVYFFKCIRI; this is encoded by the exons ATGTCTTATGAATCCTTTGCGCTGAAGGACAACGGGGTATGCCTGAAGCGCAACTACGACTGCGACGAGCTGGATTTCAATGACGACGATGACATTGTGAATATTACAAGTTTCGAGAAGGACACGTATGAGCACAACTTGAAGAACAAGATAGTTAACCGGTataagaaggagaaggatgCGATGGAAACTTTTTCGAGGAAAGACAACTCGGTAAATAACTCCACATTTATAAATAGGGACAGGTTTTCCCTGAATGACGACAACACGGAGCTGAAGGCCAGGATACGTAACTCGCTGTGCAACAGCAACAACCACACCAGCGGTCAGGGTATCCACGACCAGCACGGCGGCAGCAAAGGCGGCCACCACGGCGGTAACTACAGCGGCAACCACGGCGGCAACCACGGCGGCAACCACGGCGGCAACCACGGCGGCAACCACGGCGGCAACCACGGCGGCAACCACGGCGGCAACCACGGCGGCAACCACGGCGGCAACCACGGCGGCAACCACGGCGGCAACCACGGCGGCAACTACAACAGCAACTTCAACAGCAACTTCAACAGCAGCTACAACCTGAACTACAAATTCAACCTGGACGCGACGAAGAGGGAGTCCAACCTCAAACTGGAGGGAATACTCCACGAAAACGATTACCTAATTCAGCtgagcaaattaaaaaggcaCGTCATAATAGAAATTTTTGGTGGGAAGTGCTTCATAAGGGAATACCTATGCACGGAGTTTTTGAAAAGAGTGAAACAATGCTGccacataaattatataaaacagAAGAGTGGGTTAATAAACTATCGAGATTGTAAGCAGTTGCTCGCggaaaataacaatatagCGAGCATAGAAGCTAGGTTAAATGCCATACTGGTATCGCTGCCCCCGTTAACATGCATCATTTTACACTCTAGCGTGTTCCTAGTCATAAAAGAAGATTTAATTCGAGATGATCTAATTAAGAAGTTATGTAATGTGTCTAAGAGGTACACCAATTTGTACAAAGTGGACACCAAAATTATGGAGAAAAGACCCTTTGAATTTTGTGCCTTGGAATGTGTTTTTTCAAGTGCCATTGAACATTTAAATGCAGAAATGAAACTCTTAAGTAAAGATTTTGCGGACATCAAATTTACTTTAAAAGTGACCAACTATCAGGATGTACTAACCAATCTGCATAACTTAAAAGAACCCAccaatattttaataaataaagttAATTCCTTCATTAAGGCTTTTCACGAAATATCAGAAAATAATGCcgacttgaaaaaaatggaattaacCAAGTGTTATTTTAACCCTATTAATGGGGAGGAAGACAACAAAGAGGCGACGAATCAGGACCTGCAAATGCTGCTGGAATATTTTGACCAAGAACTTCATCAGATACACGATCAAGTGAAGCACTTATATGAGTTGATGCAGAAtttggaaaacaaaatggtttCGGATTTGTCTCTCTCTAGGAATAACTTGATACGCATGGATATAGTCATCAGTTTGATTAACTCCGGCTTCGGCATAGGAACACTCATAACGG GGGTTTTCGGCATGAACTTGAAAATAAAGCTGGAGCAACATGAATTTGCCTTTGTCTACGTCACGGGgatggtcatttttttatgtttaataaCTGTAGTCATgtctgtttatttttttaagtgcatTCGAATTTAG
- a CDS encoding hypothetical protein, conserved (encoded by transcript PVX_122035A): protein MEGEIVLSEKVEELKNLIYVDDTPFSHLDFMKVPCTPLCVLPGMSFLNTRAQEEHKNGFRKDEINETDELLVEYFYAKRLYRSSLVKIKFPECYEMAGALLSDATAASVGNLTHLYFELGTELCQMLPENEWPVEKLEELLLIAEMRRRVYLMKHNDQVDQTYLEGMTFMERKMFNSFSKGTDVDKQKATSNRNIFNFFEFDL from the exons atggaaggtgAAATTGTTTTGAGCGAAAAAGTAGAAGaactaaaaaatttgatataCGTGGATGACACTCCTTTCAGTCATCTAGACTTCATG AAGGTGCCATGCACCCCCCTCTGTGTCCTACCCGGCATGTCCTTCCTAAACACGCGGGCCCAGGAGGAACACAAAAACGGATTTAGAAAAGATGAA ATCAACGAGACTGATGAGCTACTAGTCGAGTACTTCTACGCAAAGAGGCTATACAGAAGCAGcttagtaaaaataaaattccccGAATGTTACGAAATGGCTGGAGCTCTTCTATCGGATGCGACCGCAGCATCCGTCGGAAATTTGACCCACCTCTATTTTGAACTAGGAACCGAATTATGCCAAAT GCTGCCGGAAAACGAATGGCCAGTAGAGAAGCTGGAAGAGCTCCTGCTGATCGCGGAAATGCGCAGAAGGGTTTATCTAATGAAGCATAATGACCAGGTGGACCAAACATACTTGGAGGGAATGACCTTCATGGAGAGGAAAA TGTTCAATTCATTCTCAAAGGGAACAGACGTAGACAAGCAAAAGGCGACATCGAAcagaaacatttttaacttttttgaaTTCGATTTATGA
- a CDS encoding hypothetical protein, conserved (encoded by transcript PVX_122040A), with protein sequence MKKLGVNTKAGANLTRIKENENLFKKPIEFNKNLRRLSFLNNKNNDANQKDHQDKCDKTKVKEINDVFKNCMVALSHNKICTRNAFDIRIIDHLEDLVNLNDEEINEELNDEMLETGDFNLSFTRASKAIEGATKVYGYRVEAIYDQTYNFLSNMNIAKQSEVNEELVEEKKNANEISNRKIKKRKLEFLQESSTLAKSSDITMDSVTVSNISVDTFFLKLNSTYDHSSSNSYLLPNLILNNDLSIQFDGDIDACEYKKRKKMEEATEEGVDEDTAATQTSGKFPPMIRSSSSYDNDCSDAMVKCYKKKLFLHSDVLRDILFVAGNEDFNSLNICPELDYFKAEISKHKMKRSESKELEDGEQGNDEDDDDDDEEDDRRYAYNLNEEEHMSMHKGDDYGGERAKNNLASSVGGNLTMDNLLDDCDFHNASVGDGRMLNSSVNNNSMHFNDYKIEDLNIENVMQESLAFDNMNLNDSVGNNLNYSQSILSFQQGSNTMTGLPLPELMKSENKDFSLMNSLGGNFPLSTQNSLFFKNQGGSPTRKGLISTIPDEDTLWNRNVMTFENRLNAIDVNNKFNYHYYVPSKLMAHGNFRNLMDIAKGTHKNKHMVLQSVVQKKVKASFDVSLIDFENLYKEINDVELSTYDLWKKEKKKYVSNALFSIDQTSYIFETKDNCINCVNTVTDRIMKFSKAPMIAPGDYCGDLKLNVVLNEVNSDFVTNDMGQIHYGEGRNMESTFPENMDEHQDCHMQEGLNDAIDKFYNMDFDDIWQNENEHNLSKQGSKNENASALQLRQRVSHGTTLGNANMENVAKFVDVSKIKKILCDIVKPAGKEATGSEGPAQRNDQIVPYVEEKTTTFKDIIIATKSKMNPEEVNGTSIHMLFVCLLYTCNDQELLLEKIPNEDNFYVRYGLPVEYHVKPDDMLMLEN encoded by the exons atgaaaaagctgGGAGTTAACACGAAAGCGGGGGCGAACCTAACGAggataaaagaaaatgaaaaccttTTTAAGAAGCCCATAGAATTTAACAAGAACTTAAGAAGgttatcctttttaaataacaaaaataatgatgCGAATCAGAAGGACCACCAGGATAAGTGTGACAAAACGAAGgtgaaagaaataaatgacgtttttaaaaactgcATGGTGGCATTGTCCCATAATAAGATATGCACAAGGAACGCTTTCGACATAAGGATTATTGACCACTTGGAAGATTTAGTAAATttaaatgatgaagaaatCAATGAAGAGCTAAACGATGAAATGTTAGAAACGGGGGATTTTAATCTGTCCTTCACGAGAGCGTCTAAAGCGATCGAGGGAGCTACGAAAGTGTATGGGTACAGAGTAGAAGCCATTTATGACCAgacatacaattttttaagcaatATGAATATAGCAAAGCAGAGCGAAGTGAATGAAGAATTggtagaagaaaaaaaaaatgcgaacgaAATTTcgaatagaaaaataaagaaaaggaagttgGAATTTCTGCAAGAGTCCTCCACTTTGGCCAAGTCGTCCGACATTACCATGGACTCGGTCACCGTGTCGAATATATCAGTTGAcaccttctttttaaaattgaacAGTACGTATGATCACTCTTCCAGCAATAGTTATTTGTTGCCGAACTTAATTTTGAATAACGATTTGTCTATACAGTTTGATGGGGACATTGACGCGTGTGAATataagaagaggaaaaaaatggaggaggcCACTGAGGAAGGGGTGGATGAAGACACAGCTGCTACGCAAACGAGTGGCAAATTTCCCCCTATGATTCGCAGTAGCAGCAGCTATGACAACGACTGCAGTGACGCAATGGTGAAGtgctacaaaaaaaagctgttCCTCCATTCTGACGTGTTGAGGGATATCCTGTTCGTCGCGGGAAATGAAGACTTTAACAGTTTGAACATTTGCCCTGAGTTGGATTATTTTAAGGCGGAAATAAGTAAGCACAAAATGAAGCGATCGGAATCGAAGGAATTAGAAGATGGCGAGCAGGGCAACGACgaagacgacgatgatgatgatgaggaggatgatCGTAGGTATGCCTACAACCTGAATGAGGAGGAACATATGAGCATGCATAAAGGGGACGATTACGGGGGGGAACGTGCGAAAAATAACTTGGCATCAAGTGTAGGTGGAAATCTGACAATGGATAATTTACTAGACGACTGCGATTTTCATAACGCAAGTGTGGGGGATGGGAGGATGCTCAACAGCAGCGTAAATAACAACAGTATGCATTTCAATGATTACAAAATAGAAGATTTGAACATAGAAAATGTGATGCAAGAATCGCTAGCTTTTGACAATATGAATTTAAACGATTCTGTaggaaataatttaaattattcccAAAgcattttatcatttcagCAAGGAAGTAACACGATGACGGGTCTTCCCTTACCAGAACTCATGAAGAGTGAAAATAAGGATTTCAGTCTAATGAACTCCCTAGGGGGGAACTTCCCCTTGAGTACACAGaattctttgttttttaaaaaccaaGGGGGGAGTCCCACGAGAAAAGGCCTAATATCAACCATTCCAGATGAAGACACTCTCTGGAACCGCAATGTGATGACCTTCGAAAACAGACTCAATGCGATAGACGtaaataacaaatttaattatCATTACTATGTTCCTAGTAAGCTAATGGCCCATGGGAATTTTAGGAACCTAATGGATATAGCTAAAGGGACTCATAAGAATAAGCACATGGTACTGCAGTCCGTGGTGCAGAAGAAAGTAAAGGCTTCCTTCGATGTATCACTTATcgattttgaaaatttgtataaagaaataaatgacGTAGAATTATCCACATACGATTTatggaagaaggaaaaaaagaagtacgTATCGAATGCCCTTTTTTCCATCGACCAAACTTCCTACATATTTGAAACGAAGGATAACTGCATTAATTGCGTGAACACGGTTACGGATAGAATTATGAAGTTTTCCAAAGCGCCAATGATCGCACCTGGTGATTATTGTGGCGACCTTAAATTAAATGTCGTGCTGAACGAAGTGAACTCCGATTTTGTGACAAATGACATGGGCCAAATACACTACGGAGAAGGCAGAAATATGGAAAGCACGTTTCCGGAGAATATGGACGAGCACCAGGATTGTCACATGCAGGAAGGGCTAAATGACGCCATCGATAAATTCTATAACATGGATTTTGATGATATATGGCAGAACGAAAATGAACATAATCTATCCAAGCAGGGCAGCAAGAATGAGAATGCCTCTGCTCTGCAGCTCCGCCAACGTGTTTCGCACGGAACCACACTTGGAAATGCGAACATGGAAAATGTGGCGAAATTTGTGGATGTCtccaaaataaagaaaattctcTGCGACATTGTGAAGCCCGCGGGGAAGGAGGCGACTGGCTCGGAGGGTCCCGCGCAGCGCAACGATCAG ATTGTGCCCTACGTTGAGGAAAAGACGACAACTTTTAAGGACATTATCATCGCG ACCAAGTCAAAGATGAACCCAGAAGAGGTGAACGGCACGTCCATCCATATGCTCTTCGTGTGCCTGCTGTACACGTGCAACGACCAGG AATTGCTCCTGGAGAAGATTCCAAACGAAGACAACTTCTACGTCCGCTACGGGCTGCCCGTGGAGTACCACGTAAAGCCCGACGACATGCTGATGCTTGAAAATTGA